The following nucleotide sequence is from Calditrichota bacterium.
AATGGCAGAAAATAGATTTTCATCTTTCAAGAGGGAACGCGTAAGGAGATTTTTTGACGGATATATATTTTTCTTGGGCAATCCAAATTTTAACAGCATCCGGTTAATTTTCTCAATGGCCTGTTCTTCCAGATATTCCTTGCTGGCCAATTTTTCATACGAAATGGTCTCTTTTCCTATTTTCAGCAGCTCATCCGGGAATCGGACTTGATCGACATGAATAGACGCCAATACACTAACATCGCCCTGACTGCGGCACTTCTGAAGGGAGGCCTTTGCATTATTATACCAAAACGTCCCCAAAGGCCTATTTTTTGTTAATTCAATGAGTTTTTCAAAACACACCTTAGCGGCAGCGTCGTTATTTTCCCTGCGGAATATTTCTCCCAGGTAATAAAGACTGCGTGCACTTTTTGAGCCGTTGACCAATTCTATAAACATCCTTTTGGCATTTTCATAGTCTCTGGCAAAAAAGAGACTGCGAGCGGCCACATATTCCGCTTCCTTTTGATATGGCGGACGGACATCTTTCAGAATTTTGGCTGCGACCTGGAAATCAGCCTCCTTGCCGCTTTGGGTCGGCTGAATTTCAGCCTTCAGTGCGAATTCAATTCCTTCATAAAATGTGGTTTCATTTGATTTTTGATAGCGTGTAATTTTGAATATCTTTTCTAGCTGTTTCAAATAATATTCGCGTTTTTCTCCGATATTGGTGGCTGCCCGCGGGAGAATATCACGAATCATTTCAAGGGCCAAAGCCAATTTGTCCTGAGTGGTGCCGGTTAGAATATTCGACCATAAATCCTCCCCCAGCTCCAGACGGACCAGCCCCAATAATTTGCCTTTTTCCCTCTTAATAATTTGACTTTCGGGATTGAAACTATTCAGGGCTTGTTTTAAGATACGCAGGTCGGAACGATTTTTTGAGACTGAAAACTGTTCAAAATCAATTGTATATTTCTTTAATTTGGCTTCTTCAACCAGGACTTTTAATCTCGGATCCAAAATCGGAAATGGATTTTTCTTCACAAATTTGACCAGATTCATCTGGCTGTTCGTCAAATCATTTCTTAAGTATTGAAGAATTCCCAACCAAAAATAGGCCTCGGGAATAGACTTTGTCACTCGTGCATAATAGCTTGTATTCTCATCCGTAAGTTCAATAAATTCTTTTGTGTTAAGAGATTTTGTAAATTGAACCAGATTTCCTCTTCTGAATAATATTTCCCCGGAATAGGTTCGGGCATTTCGAAGATTGGACAGTTGCTTCTTGAACTCACTTGAATATCTGATATTCTTGGTCACCTGAAATAAATTCAGATACTTCATTGCTTCCAAATAATAAACGGCAGGAGCGTATCGTTTTTTCTCAACCAATTCCATTCGTTTTAATACGTCCAAATACTTGCATTTCAAGAAATAGCCTTCGGCGGTTTGAAGAGATGACTTCTTTTTTTCAGCATCTGAAATGGTGTTGAACGAATTCTCATCCAGGTTTTGATACAGCTTTCCAAGCAAAAAATAAGCATCATTCATTCGTAAAAGGGCAGCAAGCTTCAGCTCATTAAACGAATTGGGGTTGTTTCCAACGGCTTTAAACGCAGAATGGGCGCCTTTGAGTTCATTAATGAGCTCAGAGAAATTAAACGAAGGGTTCATAATTTGAAAGAATTGATAGAGTTTTAGAACTGCATCGTCATATTTTGATTCCGCCCCCATATATTGTACAATCATTTTTAGTGAATCTGTTTCTCCTGTACCCGTACGATTAAAATCATCTACAGCAAGTTTGAACAGGGAACCCGGATTTTCGCCTGTCTCCGCGCGCCTGAACAAACACCATCCCTTTTTAAAAAGGGCTTGTTGGTAGAATTTCGGGTATTGGAACCTGAAATTGTCATTTAAAACCACCCGGCTGAACAATTTATAGGCCTTTCGAAAGGAATCCCTGGCCTGGCCGATCTCATTGGAGCTGAGACCCATGTTATAATAACTTTCTGCCATAAAATAATGGGCAACCCCGGCATTATCCGGATTCATCTTCGCCCAGCGTGCAGCGAATTTAATGACGTCCGTATATTTTTCCTGATTAAATAAATTCAGAATCGGAGTTTTTGTAAACTCCTGCGCATTAACACTCTGATAAAAAATCACAATAAAAATAAACAAAATTATATTTTTTTGTCGCATCTGCACTCCAGAATCGATCATTCTCCAATAAACACCCTTCCGGCCTGATTTACTTTGGACAAGGACAATCCATCAATATAAAACAGAAGACCATTTCGCACAAAATATTTTTTCGGAATATCCTCATTGCGCACAAGCTCGTGGGTGTCCACTGTCAGTTTTACACCGCTTGAAGGAAAGTTAAACCAAAAATAAATTTTACCATGCTTATAGGGCGTATATTTCCAGGTTCTAATCACTTTTGCAATTTCATTGCCGGCATACGAATGCCCGGGACTGATAACATCGGTAATTGAATTGAATTCCAACTCACCATTTCGCAAAACAGTTGCCCGAATTTTTACATCCGCCGTTTTGTCGATCATTTCAATCCGTTTCCAGTTCAGCTTTCTCAATTGACTCGTCTTCGTGTCAATCTGGAAAATCAGGTCCTTGATAATGGGACCTGTAATCAGGATCCCCTCAATTCCGGGACGGGGAGGAATGGAAATTTTTTCCTCAATGGTTGCCAACGGGATCATTGAATTATCGGGTGGCAGCCGATGCAAAAGAATGAGGCGCACACTGTAAAAAAAGAGAACCAAAACCAGAAAGATCGTCAGATATATCAATCGGATTTTTGTTTTGTCTCTCGTATTTTTTTGGAATTTAGCCATTGACCCCTCGATTATTGGCCCATTCTGGGCTAAAAATCAATTTGCAAATTTTCACGCCGGCGACCATTTCTATCGCGCTCAATTACAACCCTAACGTTTTTGCTATTTTTAATATCATTCAATGTCCCGCCAACACACCCATAAAGAATGTTTTGGTATTTTGCAGAATTAAATTTCTGAATGATATCTATTATTTTGTAATAGGGAATTTCATCCGGAGACCGCAAAAGTACAAAATAATTTGAGGACGGATCAGAATTCGCTTTCTTTAACAATTGATCGAGCTTTGCTTTCATCTGATTCCCGGGAAAAATATTTTTCTTGAGCAGGACATCAAGAGCCCTCTTTGTTTTGGTTTGATTTAATTTTGCGGGGCTCATATAACTGAATTTTTTTTCAATCTTATCCATTACCTTACTGATGAGAGCAGTTGCGCGGTCATCTATCCAGAGAAAATCACCATTATTCAACAATTGAATGACAATTTGAGCTCTTCCTCTCTCTGAAATCGGCGTGGGTACGGGCAGTTTCTGTTCTTTAACAGTTAAACGGACCACCGTTACCGTCACCATAAAAAAGACCAGAAGGATAAATATCATGTCAATTAATGAGATTAACTGAACCTTCCGAAAATCATCTTTTTGTTTTCTAAAAGCCAATTTTCATCCTGTCGTTTTTGCCAGTGTTCTAAAAATGACCCGGGGAATGGTATCTTTATACGTGCTGCATTCCTGCAGGATATAATTAATAATCTTAAATTCAACATTTTCTTCAGCCCGAATTTCAACGGTGTTTTCAATGGACGGCTTGTGAAAATGCTCCTCTTTATATTGATAGATGGCATTTGAGATAAGCTGACAGGCATCCGTATTTTTAAAGGCCTGATCCTTCATTTTCAAGAAATTTCGAGGAAATTCGGCGAATAAAGAATCCTTTTTGGCCATCAAGAATGCTTCACTCCGAGAAATGGAATCCCCATTGAATGGTTCCAAAACATAAACAACTCGAGGACTGTCGGGGTTGTTTTTCTCTTTATATTGAATCTGAAACAACAGGGTTGTAATAATATCATCCACGGCAACATCTTCGCTTCCCTCGGCCTGCGGCAACTGGATATCGGGAGGTTTTGTTGCGGCCTGGCGAGCGGTTTTTGTTTCCATGGAAAACTGCATGGTCACCAGAAAGAAAATCAACAGCAGAAAAATCACATCAATCAGGCTGGGGAACTCTAAATCATGCAGCTCATTTTGTTTTTTGAATGCCATCGATCGTCGCCCAATTATAGTTTTTCAGATACCTGAACATAAATTTCTTCCCATTTCGAAAAAATCCAATCAAGCTTATTCTTATAAAAATAATACAGAATGACCAGTACAATTCCTGTGACCAATCCCATGATGGTCGTCCAGAGCGCTTCATTGATTCCGCCTGCCAGCATCTTTACCAGTTTCAAGTGGGTGGTATCCGGGCCCAGTGTTGCCAGATGAGCAAAGGCCACCGAAATACCGGTAACCGTCCCGAACAGGCCCAAGAGGGGAGCCGTGGCCCCCAAATTCCACAACCAATCCAAAAAGGATTTTCGTTTCAGTGTTTCCAGTTCTGACGAGGCCCGATTTTCAATGGCTCGATCCACCTCTGCCGAGGCCTCCAACCATCGGTATCCGTTAATTTTGTGATTTCCAAGACCGGCCTGAATAATTCGTATAGTCGGATAATTCATGTAACCATTTCGGGTCAAATCTTTTTCAATTTTCTCGATTTTCTTTTTCCCCATATTTTTCCACCATGTGGCATATTCACTTTCCAGCAGGTCTAAATCGATAATTTCCTCTCCGTTCTCCCCTTTTACCATAGGAGGCGATTCGACCAGTTTGTAGGCCTCGTTGATCAGCTTCTGCCATTTTTGAAGCAGTTTAATAAACTCGTCGGAGATTCTTTCTGTATATGTTTTGTCATAATTCAGCAAATAGAGCGAAGATTTCAATCCTATCTTTTTGAATGGAAAAATCTTTGACAAACTCAAGTTTCTCATAGTGGTGATCCAAATGATTATCCCGATCAGAAGCGACCACCAAATCATGTGAAACGCCAGTTTTCCGAGAATGGTCGAGCGCTCATAAATAATCCCTTTCCCCAGGATCTCGAGAGGAAAACGGCCGCTGAGCGGGTTATAATGCCACCAATTAACCGACTGCTTTTCTGCAGAAGCGCTTAGTGAGCGTCCGCTAATGGCCCAGGCCGTATCCGAAAGAACGGTTCTGTCTCCGCTGTTCAGCCCCTCAATCCGAAAAAAGTAGCGCTTTCCAATTTCCAGGTTTTTGAACGTGACAAGATTGGTGCCCGACACATTTTCACGGTGGGCATTTTGAAACAGACTATCGTTTAGCGAATAGTAGGCCACGTATTGAGGGATCTTTGAAAAATCAATTTCTTTGACGGATTCCCCGTCTTTTGAATAGAGCATCCATTTGACGGTGTAGTCCACTTTTTTTGGAATCCCCAGAATATTGTTCTGTTTGGCCCGTGCAATATCCGTAATATGAATCACAAGATGATCCTGAGCAGCGCCGGCTGGAATGCCAAACGCCAGAATCAGGACGATCAGGACGATAATTGAGATGAGTTTAGTTTCGTTTTTCATAGAATTCTCCCTCGAATTAAAGAATAATTCGCCTGTATCTGCCGTACAAGTCTTCAAAAACATTTTTTTTGCCCCTTTTAATAAAGTCTATTATTTGTTTTATATTTTGATCGGTAAACAAACTCCCGGCCCGTGAGTACGGGAAATATTTTTTTACACTCAGGAATTCTCCGGCAATATCCGACCGTTTTTCCATGGTTTGAAGAGAATCCGCCTTTTCAGCCAGCCGAAAGTCAACATAGGCCCTCAACAGGAATACATCATCTTCAACCATCCGATCACCCAAATAAGGCAGATAAATATGATCAGGCAACGGGGTCACGACGGGACGAATGCTTTTGCTCAGAACGTCTCTGGCTGCTGAAAAGTCACCGCGGTCAATATAAATTTGGCTCAGGACAAGAACACTGTACGGGAAATCCAGTTCTCTTTTGAGCAAGGAAACAGCATCGTTGATCTTGTTCATTTTATAAAGGGAATAGGCTTTTAAATAAACGATAGCCGGAAGAGTTTTGTCCACATGATGGTTAACCCATACGTTGTCGCTGTTGCACAGGTGGACTGCTTTTTTGTATTCCTTGTTCAGGATGAGACCCTGGATGTAATTCAAAAAGGATATTTTGTTAAGCTCCGCGTCAATCTCGCGGCGGCTATTCTTAACAAGGGTGGCTTTTTCGTAATACTTTGTCGCCTGAATCAATCCTTTTTGGATGGAATGAGTTTTCATTAATTCTATATCGCCCAAACGCAAATATGCGGAAATGGGATAGCCAAAGAATTTCGGATTTTTGGCCTCCACAGCCAGTGCGAACTCCTGTGCGCCGTATGTATCCCGTTTTTTTCGAAATTCCTTGATTCCAAGTTCGTACCAATGCTGGGCCGTCAGAGGGGTCCAATTGAAATCCATTGAAAATCGTTCGTAAGAAGACCCCAGCGCACTCTCACTGTTCGAAACATAGGCCCAGTCGAATTTGGGTAAATAGTCATTAAACTGCGAGAAATAGCTATTTTGCGACAGATTAAGACTCAAGCCAACTGTCAATGCTTCCGTGGTGGAATTTGTTCCCGCGCGCAATTTGATCGGAATATTCAGAGAGGTTCGGGTCAAATCGTATTCAAAGCCCAGGAACCAATCCGGTGTGCGTTTTGTTCCGGGGACCATTTCCACATCGGCCGAAAGCAGCATCGCGTCCACCCAGGGGATTCCCGTTTGCGGAAACAGAGCAATTCCGGTTCGTGCAGAGAAAGGAATCCTGTTGGATTCGCCTGATTGCAATTTCAAATCGGGCTGGTTGATATTCTTTAACATCATTCCCAGCCGAAACCATTTGAATTCCGGATAATACTTTAGCCCAATATCCAGAGCCGTTGCGGATGCCTTGTTTTGAAAGAGGTTTTGTGACAAAAACTTTATACTGGTGCCCGCGCCAAACTGCTGTCCGAAAATATAAAAGGAGCGACCAAAGGTAAGAAACAGGGCCCTCTGCACATCGGAAAAGGTGCGTCCGGTAAGATAATTGGCGTCCGTGCGTTCTTCAAAGTTTCCGGAGCTTAAATCGAGATAGGCTGCTCCGATGTTCCATTTCCGCAGTTCACCAAGCGCCGGATTTTCAGAAAGACCTGAGATAAATATTTCCAGAGGAACGGCTATTCCCAAATAATTGTAAGACGTGTTGGCAAACAACTTTGTTAACATCACCGTTGCACTAACTCCCTCTCTGGAAAGGGTCGCCAGTCCACCCGGATTCCAGTAAATCGCTCCGGCGCCATCGGCCAATCCCGTATACGCCCGGCCGATTCCCAGGGCTCTGGCATGCACGCCATATCGCAAGAATTCACCGGCCTGACCCGCCGCTTCCTGCGAAAAGCTGGTCTGGACCGTTAATCCGAAAACCAAAAAAATTGTAAAAAATAGCTGAATGCGTTTCATATAAGAATCCTAATCCGCCTCCGGCAAATTTTGCCTTGTTTAATTCATACTCTCATTTTTTTCGCGTTTTCGTAGATGTTGCGCTGTAAAAATCCCGTCTATTTCAAAACAGCGATTTTATAGTAGGCTTTCGCTCCATGAATCACACACAAATAACCGCCATTTGCAACAAGCTCCCCTTTTCCATTCCTGCCATCCCAGAAAAAATCGTGTCCTGCGGAATCCTTGTGTAATTTTCGAACCAGATTCCCAAAATAATCATAAATCCAGACCTCCTGAACCTTTGCATCCTTTACACGGATAATAGCAGGTTTTCCGCCAGAGGGATCGAATGGATTGGGAAATGCGACAATGTCTTCCCGCAACGGCTCCCAGTAAATCGTTTTGCAGAGGGGCTCGCTTACATTGCCGGCCGCATCAACCGCCCGCAAGCAAATTTCAACCGCCGTGTTCGGATTGATCGTCAACATTTTTGAAAAGGAGGTCTCTATTTGATGCTGGGCTACAAATGAAATGGTGTCCTGCAAAACGCCATCCTGATAGAGAATAAGCGCCTGCACTTTTCCCGATTTCTGATCGCTCAATTCCGCCCGAATGACCAGTTCAGGGGACCCATAAATCCAATTCTTTCCCTCAATGGACTCCACATTTGGAAGAGTCAGGCTGGTCAAATGCGGCGGCGACATATCCTGACGAGAAGCGGTGACGGCCGACCAGTTCACGTCCCGGCCAAACTGATCCACAGCCCGAACCCTGTAATAATAAACCACATCATCCTGCAATCCGCTAAACACCGATGAGGTGTCGGTGGTTGTTTTCTCTTGAAGCACTCTGGAAAAGGTTGAGTCGTCGCTGCACTGTACGGTGTACGTTGCACTCAAATAAATGGGTTTCCAAACGATCTCATTGGATGAACCGGCGGTAAACTCGGGCTCATCATAAATGATTACGGCGGTAACGGCCGGATAAAATAACACGGACCGCTTTCCGGCTTCCTGATTTTCATTATTCAGCGAATCAAAGGCCGCCACTCGATAGTGAATGGTCTGAATGCTCGAATATGAAGCGGTAATCGTATCACGAAAAGATGTTGCGGAGGCCGGGAGTGTTTTTATCAGACTATTTTTTTTGTACACATGAATGCCCGCTACCCCGATTCCGGCATCGTGAGCAGGACCCGCCCACGTTATTTCAATCCTGTTCCCCCGGGTTTGAGCGGCCGACAAAATATGCAGCGTGTCCGGAGGAGTCGTATCAATAAAAACCTTCACCTGCGGGGCATCCTGTGCGGTGGGTTCATATTTATTCCCCAACGGATACAATGCCAGTGCCCGCGATTGGGGAGCATGGGCATTATCCCGACCGGATAAATAAAAATAGTATCGGCCGTCCGGAAGAGTTTCTGCAAAAAAACTGGTAACCTGGGCCAGTGAATCGTAATCCTGAACATCAAAAACTGTCCATTCACCTTCCAGTGTGTTCTTTTTCCAGAGAAAAACGGAGTCCACGCCGGCGGAATCTGATGCTGAATAGGCAATCTGAACAGCCGGTTTTGAGTACCAGTTGTGGTACCATCCCGGGGATCCGGATTCTGCAATCGACCAATCGCTCATTCGGGGAGGTGTGTCATCCTGGGTTGACCAGACCGTGTTCGACCAACCGGTCATGCTTCCGTCTTTTCGAATCTCCCGAACCCGGTAATAATAGGTTTGTCCATTTTTTAAATTCTCAAAAGTGGCACAGGTATCTGTGGTGACAACACTGTCACGTTTTCCTTCAAAGGCTTGATTTTCAGACCGTTGAACCTCAAAATGATCCAGATCATCCATACTGTACCAGCACACCACATTTTTCAGTCCTGCGGTTATTTCCGGCTCGGTCAGCATGGTGGGGTGTGGTTTGTAAACAACGGTTACTAAACCACCGGTTTGCTGTGTATTTTTCAAACTATCAAAGGGCTGAATCTGGTACTGATAGCGGGTTTGAACAACCGGCGGATTCCTTAAAGAATCAAAATAGGCGGTTTGGTCCTTCGGAATTTCTGCCAAAAGCTGGCCGTTACGGATGATTCGGTAGCCTGCCAGGCCAATACCAAGTGGCGCATCCTGTGAGGATGTCCAGGAAAGACGGATCACATCTTCCACTTGCTTTCCTGAGGCCGAAACGGCTGAAGGGGGCTGGGTATCGATTTTTACTTTGGCCTGGGGCACATCACCCGACTGGGGGACATATTTGTTTCCCAGAACAAACCATTTCCCTTCGTGAGAAATAGCCGCATGGGCGTGGTCCCGTCCCGTAATGAAAAATTCGTACCAACCGTCATCCAGTGTGGAATCAAAAGAAGAGGCCCATGTTTGAATGGAATCCAAATGAGCCACCGTTTGAATCAAATGCCAGGATGTGGTCGCATCTACACGGGAATAGAGAAACAGGGAATCCAGTCCCGACCCATCTGCAGCCGAAAAAAGCAGGTGAATTTTCGAGCGATTATACCAGCCATGCTGCCAATCGGCAGAATCCTCTTCTGCAATTTTCACACCCGTAATTTCAGGCGGATCGGAATCCTGCCGGGAATGTACCGCACGCGACCATCCCGTTTCGCTGCCATCCTGACGCACCTGTTTAACCCGATAGTAATAGGTTTTGCCGTTTTCCAGCATGGTTTTTGTCACACACGTGTCCTGAACGTTCAGGGTGGCCAATTGATTTTGAAAAAGGGAATCCGTGGCCACCTGCACTACATATTTTTCCGTATCCGATTTGGGCTTCCAGCATACCTGATTCTGCGTCCCCGCCGTAGCACCCGGTTCCGCATACATCACAGGATTCGCCCGGTACCAGATGGAACGCGTTCCTCCGGACATTTGCACATTAGTTAAGCTGTCAAACGGCTGAATCTGATAGTGAAGTTCCTGATCGGACCGAAGCGGGGGATTGAACACATCCGAAAAACTCGTATCGGCAGCGGACACGGTTGCAATGAGGCTCCCGTTTCTGAGAATGCGATAGCCGGCTAATCCAATTCCAATGGAGGAGTCATGAGAGGCCGTCCAGTTCAGATGAATAACCTCGTGCTCCTGCCGCACCGCCAGCGTGACCGAATCCGGGGGGGTGGTATCGATTTTAATCCTCTGCAGGGGTTGATCCGACAAGAGGGGTTGATAGCTGTTTCCATAAACAATCAGG
It contains:
- a CDS encoding MotA/TolQ/ExbB proton channel family protein, whose translation is MKNETKLISIIVLIVLILAFGIPAGAAQDHLVIHITDIARAKQNNILGIPKKVDYTVKWMLYSKDGESVKEIDFSKIPQYVAYYSLNDSLFQNAHRENVSGTNLVTFKNLEIGKRYFFRIEGLNSGDRTVLSDTAWAISGRSLSASAEKQSVNWWHYNPLSGRFPLEILGKGIIYERSTILGKLAFHMIWWSLLIGIIIWITTMRNLSLSKIFPFKKIGLKSSLYLLNYDKTYTERISDEFIKLLQKWQKLINEAYKLVESPPMVKGENGEEIIDLDLLESEYATWWKNMGKKKIEKIEKDLTRNGYMNYPTIRIIQAGLGNHKINGYRWLEASAEVDRAIENRASSELETLKRKSFLDWLWNLGATAPLLGLFGTVTGISVAFAHLATLGPDTTHLKLVKMLAGGINEALWTTIMGLVTGIVLVILYYFYKNKLDWIFSKWEEIYVQVSEKL